The region TGTCCGGGTTGCACTTGAGCGGCCCTATACCTTCATCGTTCTGGCCATCCTGATCCTGATCCTCAGTCCGGTCGCGATCTCCCGGATGCCCACCGACATCTTCCCCGATATCGACATCCCCGTCATAGCCGCCGATTGGACGTACACCGGCCTCAATGCGCGCGAGTTCGAGGGCCGCATCGTATCCAACTACGAACGGTCCATGACCACCGCGGTGAACGACATCGAGCACATCGAGTCCCAGACCCTGAACGGTATGGCGGTCATCAAGATGTTCTTTCAGCCCTCGGCGGACGTCAACGCCGCACTGGCCGCGGTCACCGCCATGTCGCAGACCGGGCTGAAGAGCATGCCCCCCGGCGCCACCCCGCCGCTGGTCATCCGGTACAACGCCTCCACCGTCCCCATCCTCCAGCTTTCGCTTTCGAGCGCCACCCTTTCCGAAACGGCCCTTGGGGATATCAGCCGCAACACTATGCGGATGCAGTTGGCCACCGTTGCCGGCGCTTCCGTGCCGTTTCCGTTCGGCGGTAAGTCCCCGCAGATCATG is a window of Clostridia bacterium DNA encoding:
- a CDS encoding efflux RND transporter permease subunit, translating into MWIVRVALERPYTFIVLAILILILSPVAISRMPTDIFPDIDIPVIAADWTYTGLNAREFEGRIVSNYERSMTTAVNDIEHIESQTLNGMAVIKMFFQPSADVNAALAAVTAMSQTGLKSMPPGATPPLVIRYNASTVPILQLSLSSATLSETALGDISRNTMRMQLATVAGASVPFPFGGKSPQIMMDINPALLQSKGLSPLDVVNAVGAQNLILPAGTAKIGDFEYAVDMNGSPQEVSE